Part of the Sinorhizobium terangae genome is shown below.
CATGCATCCGCCCTTCGGCTTCGCGCTCTTCTACCTGCGCTCGGTCGCAGCCAGGGTGCCATACCTCGACAAGGTGACCGGCAAGATCACCCAACCGGTCACCACCGGCCAGATCTATTGGGGTGCCGTGCCTTTCGTCGGTATCCAGATCCTCATGGTAGCGCTGACGATCATGTTCCCGCAGATGGTCATGCACTACAAGGGAAGCGGCGCGGCCGTGGATCCGTCCACCATCAAGATCGAGGTGCCGGGCTTCGGAACGGGTGGCGGCGGACTGACGCTCCCGGACAATGGCGGCGGCCTCGGCCTTCCGGGCGGCCTGCAACTTCCGGGCGGCAGTCCGCTCGACAACGGTCAGCAGCCGGCGCAGCCGAACAACGCGCCCGCTCAGCAAAACAAGCCGGCGACCGATCTCAGCGCACCGCCTAAGTTCAACTGATGAAGCAATCCGGCCTGACCATCTCCCGGCAGGCCGACCGCAACAACGAGGCCCCGAATGTCGAAGTGGCATTCGGGGGCTTTTTTCGTCTGCCATCGCGCCCCGCGGTCGCGAATGAGTCCGGCGGAGCCTGTCCTACAGCCGCGCGTTATCAGACGCGCAAAGGGCCTGTAGTACTTTGAACTGCTGCATGTTTTTGAAAATCGGCTGGTTTAAGGAAACATGCAGTAGCATGGCGCCGATATTTCGAGACGCCAAAGAAATACCCCGGAGCCAAGCCCCGGGGTTTTTCGCTTCTACGATTGCGAGAGCAGCTCAGACCTTACCGTTCCGCTGCTGGATCATCATGAAGGTGTCGTAGTTGTATTCGGCAATCTGCGCGTTGAGATAGTACTCGGCGCGGAAGGCCTTGATCGAATCCCAGATCTTCTTGAAGGTCGGGTTCGATGCTTCCATCTCCGCATAGACTTCGTTCGACTTGTCGAAGCAGGCGGACAGGATTTCCGGGCTGAACGGGCTGAGCTTTGCGCCGGCAGCCACCAGACGCTTGATCGCAGACGGATTCAGATAATCGTACTTCTGCAGCATGTTCGCGTCGGTAGCCTGGCAGGCGGTGCGAAGCAGCGACTGGTAGTTCTTCGGCAGGCCTTCGAAAGCCGCCTTGTTGAACATGGCGTGCACCGTCGGGCCGCCTTCCCACCAGCCGGGATAGTAGTAGTACGGCGCAACCTTGTAGAACCCGAGCTTTTCGTCATCGTACGGACCGACCCACTCTGCGGCGTCAATCGTGCCCTTTTCGAGAGCCGGATAGATATCGCCGCCGGCGATCTGCTGCGGCACGACGCCGAGCTTTTCGACGACCTTACCGGCGAAACCGCCGATACGCATCTTCAGACCCTGCATGTCCGCAACAGTCTTGATCTCCTTGCGGAACCAGCCGCCCATCTGGACGCCGGTGTTTCCGCCCGGGAAGCCGATGAGGCCCTGGGTGGCGAGGAACTCGTTGAAGAGGTCGATGCCGCCGCCGTGATGATGCCAGGCGTTCATGCCGCGCGCGTTGAGCGCGAAGG
Proteins encoded:
- a CDS encoding TRAP transporter substrate-binding protein, which gives rise to MDRRSFIKHASIGGLGAAAATALASPAIAQANPKINWRMASSFPKSLDTIYGGGEVLSKYVSEATDGNFQIQVFAAGEIVPGLQAADAAAAGTVEACHTVAYYYWGKDPTWALGAAVPFALNARGMNAWHHHGGGIDLFNEFLATQGLIGFPGGNTGVQMGGWFRKEIKTVADMQGLKMRIGGFAGKVVEKLGVVPQQIAGGDIYPALEKGTIDAAEWVGPYDDEKLGFYKVAPYYYYPGWWEGGPTVHAMFNKAAFEGLPKNYQSLLRTACQATDANMLQKYDYLNPSAIKRLVAAGAKLSPFSPEILSACFDKSNEVYAEMEASNPTFKKIWDSIKAFRAEYYLNAQIAEYNYDTFMMIQQRNGKV